In Polyangia bacterium, the genomic stretch GACGACGCTGCGCTGGGCAACTGGGCATCGCGCATCTCTGGACAGACGTGGAACCAGGCCTATGTCTTTCTCAAGCACGAGGACGAAGGAAGAGGGCCGGTGCTGGCGAAGAAGCTGATCGAGCTTCTGGGCTCTGGTGCCAACGGCTGATCGCGCGACTTGGTTTTTTGGAAGCGGCTTCACTGCGGAGTACAATCACCTACATGGCACGCGCAATCGCAGGCGGAACGATCTCATTCGGGCTGGTCTCCATCCCGGTCAAGCTGTACTCGGCCACCCAGGCGTCGGCCGGGATTTCTTTCCATCTGCTGCACGCCAAGGACAACACGCGCCTCAAGCAGCAGTACATCTGTCCGCGCGACAACGAGATCGTTCCGCGCGACGAGATGATCAAAGGGTACGAGTTCGCCAAGGATCAGTACGTGACCTTCTCGGGCGAGGAATTGAAAGCGCTAGAGGAGAAGGCCACCCAGACCATCGAAATCGCCGAGTTCGTGCCGATGCAGAAGATCGACCCGGTCTATTTCGACAAGCCTTACTACCTGGGCGCGGAGAAAGGCGGCGAGAAGGCCTATCACCTGCTGTGCCAGGCGATGCGGGACACCGGCCGCTGCGGCCTGGCCCGCTATGCGGCGCGCGGCAAGCAATACCTGGTGCTGCTGCGCCCGACCACCGAGGAGCCGGGCGGATTGGTCATGCAGCAGCTGCTGTATGCCGACGAGGTGCGCCCGTTCTCCGACGTGCCGATCGCCGAGGCCGACGTGCGCGAGCCGGAGCTCAAGCTGGCCAAGCAGCTCATTGACCAGATCGCCGTCGAGACCTTTGACCCCACGCAGTTCGAGGACGACGTCCGCAAGCGCACCCAGGAAGACATCGATCGCAAGGTGAAGGGCCAGGAGATCTCTGCCGCCGAGCCGGCGCCGGAGCCGGCGCGCATCATTGATTTGATGGAGGCTCTCAAGGCCAGCCTGAGCAAGAAAGGTCAGGACAACACCGCGGACGCCGAG encodes the following:
- a CDS encoding Ku protein, with amino-acid sequence MARAIAGGTISFGLVSIPVKLYSATQASAGISFHLLHAKDNTRLKQQYICPRDNEIVPRDEMIKGYEFAKDQYVTFSGEELKALEEKATQTIEIAEFVPMQKIDPVYFDKPYYLGAEKGGEKAYHLLCQAMRDTGRCGLARYAARGKQYLVLLRPTTEEPGGLVMQQLLYADEVRPFSDVPIAEADVREPELKLAKQLIDQIAVETFDPTQFEDDVRKRTQEDIDRKVKGQEISAAEPAPEPARIIDLMEALKASLSKKGQDNTADAEEGADSGDGHVGDRRSPRRSAPRAEKTEGKRARGGKR